One Primulina huaijiensis isolate GDHJ02 unplaced genomic scaffold, ASM1229523v2 scaffold37775, whole genome shotgun sequence genomic window carries:
- the LOC140968723 gene encoding uncharacterized protein: MASLTLKLSSSLFLSKPTSPALSTSSTTSFTLPSSFFIPRKLSIRRGKLAVIRAQSVDSPGNADDNDFESSPAAGDSKSPNGTLPKSRKEILLEYVQTVQPEFMELFTKRAPQQVVDAMRQTVTNMIGTLPPQFFAVTVTTVAENLAQLMYSVLMTGYMFRNAQYRLELQQSLEQVALPEPQEKKDVPDYSPGTQKKVTGEVIRWNNISGPEKIDAVKYIELLEAEIEELNRQVAQKSTNEQNELMEYLKSLEPQNLKELTSTAGEDAVLAMNTFVRRLLAVSDPSQMKTSVTETSAPELAKLLYWLMVVGYGIRNIEVRFDMERVIGAPPKLAELPPGENI, encoded by the exons ATGGCGTCTTTAACGTTGAAGCTTTCTTCTTCTTTGTTCTTATCAAAACCCACTTCCCCTGCACTTTCTACCTCCTCCACGACGTCGTTTACGCTGCCCTCTTCCTTCTTCATCCCTAGGAAATTGTCGATCCGCAGAGGGAAGTTAGCCGTCATCAGAGCTCAATCTGTTGATTCTCCCGGAAATGCCGATGACAATGACTTCGAGAGTTCCCCTGCCGCTGGTGATTCCAAATCTCCCAATGGGACTCTG CCGAAGAGCAGGAAAGAGATTTTGTTGGAGTACGTGCAAACTGTGCAGCCCGAATTTATGGAGTTATTTACCAAAAGGGCTCCTCAGCAG GTAGTTGATGCCATGCGTCAAACGGTGACGAATATGATTGGTACTCTTCCCCCACAATTTTTTGCTGTGACAGTAACCACT GTCGCTGAAAATCTGGCACAGTTAATGTATAGTGTCTTGATGACTGGATATATGTTTAGGAACGCTCAATACCGGTTGGAATTGCAACAAAGCCTGGAACAAGTTGCTCTTCCCGAGCCACAAGAGAAAAAG GATGTGCCAGATTATTCCCCAGGTACGCAGAAAAAAGTGACTGGTGAAGTTATAAGGTGGAACAATATTTCAGGTCCAGAAAAGATTGATGCAGTAAAATATATTGAACTACTCGAAGCGGAAATCGAGGAACTaaatcgacaagtggctcaaaAATCTACAAATGAGCAAAATGAACTGATGGAATATCTGAAATCTCTTGAGCCTCAAAATCTCAAG GAGCTGACCAGTACTGCGGGCGAGGATGCTGTGCTGGCGATGAACACATTCGTAAGACGACTATTGGCTGTCTCTGATCCAAGTCAAATGAAG ACTAGTGTGACAGAGACGAGTGCTCCAGAACTCGCCAAGTTGCTTTACTGGCTTATGGTGGTTGGTTATGGTATCCGGAATATTGAAGTTCGTTTCGACATGGAACGTGTTATTGGTGCTCCACCAAAACTTGCAGAGCTCCCCCCAGGTGAAAACATCTAA